A genomic segment from Oncorhynchus clarkii lewisi isolate Uvic-CL-2024 chromosome 12, UVic_Ocla_1.0, whole genome shotgun sequence encodes:
- the LOC139422136 gene encoding modulator of macroautophagy TMEM150B-like, whose product MWLWALLPICLAVFGTVGIWVVFGIAVSNETVNITARFPYISECGTYDPQSCIFSQVCNICAVLILWVVVIRFQQVRDYGQNSKVNIASIILGFISSLGISILGSFRQSVLFGIHVFGAFLAFFVGLAYFWLQVWLTYKVQPSKDRRWMGPLRAALCSICTILVITMAIGLLFDTGYRSMASISEWALVMCFFVLFGLFASEFRHIDHHQLTVQNQGLSKTQSISSGGIIMYNSTANRTVM is encoded by the exons ATGTGGCTCTGGGCACTCCTTCCAATCTGCTTGGCGGTGTTTGGCACTGTGGGAATATGGGTGGT GTTCGGTATCGCTGTATCAAATGAGACTGTTAATATCACAGCGAGATTCCCCTACATCAG TGAATGTGGCACCTATGATCCACAGAGCTGTATCTTTTCCCAGGTCTGCAACATCTGTGCAGTCTTGA TCCTGTGGGTTGTGGTGATCCGGTTTCAGCAGGTCAGGGACTATGGTCAGAACAGCAAGGTGAACATCGCCAGTATCATACTGGGCTTCATCTCATCTCTGGGCATCTCCATCCTCGGAAGCTTTCGG CAATCTGTGTTATTTGGCATCCATGTGTTCGGGGCTTTTCTGGCCTTCTTTGTGGGCCTGGCCTACTTCTGGTTGCAGGTGTGGCTCACCTATAAAGTCCAGCCCTCTAAAGACCGTCGCTGGATGGGGCCTCTCAGAGCTGCCCTCTGTAGCATCTGCACCATCTTGGTCATCACCA TGGCCATAGGTCTACTCTTTGATACTGGCTACCGCTCAATGGCGTCCATTTCTGAGTGGGCTCTGGTCATGTGCTTCTTTGTCCTATTTGGCCTCTTTGCATCCGAGTTCCGTCACATCGACCATCACCAGCTCACCGTGCAGAACCAAGGCCTCAGCAAGACCCAGAGCATCAGCAGTGGTGGGATCATAATGTACAATAGTACAGCCAACAGAACAGTAATGTAA